A part of Desulfomicrobium baculatum DSM 4028 genomic DNA contains:
- a CDS encoding YitT family protein, with protein sequence MSGINPLKPAIKRFDLAYSVRWNLFLITSGALLCAFAMKSIAVPQQFIPGGFFGVGALIYYKTGWLTPGILFFLINLPAFILGWYKLSPRFVLYSLYGMVVMTVAFEVMDIDVVIHNQFYAAVACGVLNGLGGGLILRSLGSGGGLDIIAVYLFQTYNIGVGKVYFGFNLALFLLCLTIMPADLVIVSLILVFISSAMVEQTLALFSQRKVVFIISDHSEAISQTILDSMKQSATFLKGMGAFSKREKNVLMTVVNNIQLKKLEEITFTHDPQALFIVENTFTVLGSSFSKRKIY encoded by the coding sequence ATGTCTGGTATAAACCCCTTGAAGCCTGCAATTAAACGTTTTGATCTGGCCTACTCCGTCCGCTGGAATCTCTTTCTGATCACCAGCGGCGCGCTCCTGTGCGCCTTCGCCATGAAAAGCATCGCCGTGCCCCAACAGTTCATCCCCGGCGGTTTTTTCGGCGTGGGCGCGCTCATATATTACAAAACGGGCTGGCTGACGCCGGGCATCCTCTTTTTCCTGATCAACCTGCCCGCTTTTATTCTGGGCTGGTACAAGCTCAGCCCCCGTTTCGTGCTCTACAGCCTTTACGGCATGGTGGTCATGACCGTGGCCTTCGAGGTCATGGACATAGACGTCGTGATTCACAACCAATTCTACGCGGCCGTAGCCTGCGGCGTGCTGAACGGGCTTGGCGGCGGGCTCATCCTGCGCTCTCTGGGATCGGGAGGAGGCCTGGACATCATCGCGGTCTATCTCTTCCAGACGTACAATATCGGCGTGGGCAAGGTCTATTTCGGATTCAACCTTGCCCTTTTCCTCCTGTGCCTGACGATCATGCCCGCCGATCTGGTCATCGTATCCCTCATTCTGGTCTTCATCTCCTCGGCCATGGTCGAACAGACCCTGGCGCTCTTTTCGCAACGCAAGGTCGTCTTCATCATCTCCGATCATTCCGAAGCCATCAGCCAGACCATTCTCGATTCCATGAAGCAGAGCGCGACCTTCCTCAAAGGCATGGGCGCGTTCAGCAAGCGCGAAAAAAACGTGCTCATGACCGTGGTCAACAACATCCAGCTCAAAAAGCTCGAAGAAATCACCTTCACCCACGACCCGCAGGCCCTCTTCATCGTGGAAAACACCTTCACGGTGCTGGGCTCAAGCTTTTCCAAGCGCAAGATCTACTGA
- a CDS encoding HD-GYP domain-containing protein has translation MFHNTGCLFCQAESVTAKADPCAPLALTLHQLAESLGRAVDAKDAWTCAHSEEVAVVSQILALNMGFTPAQAEIVHLAGHLHDIGKIGIPDAILQKPGPLTREEFEIIKRHPAIGEGIVQPVKALNGQSGVARMIRHHHERYDGSGYPDGLSGYDIPVGARILAVADSLSAMMQERPYKSAMSFEDAEAEILSQSGKMYDPRVVRAFAKGRDHILSWVSGMRGDVRAAG, from the coding sequence ATGTTTCATAATACCGGATGCCTGTTTTGTCAGGCAGAGTCTGTTACGGCCAAGGCCGATCCCTGCGCTCCGCTGGCGCTGACCCTGCATCAATTGGCGGAATCCCTGGGCAGGGCCGTGGACGCCAAGGACGCCTGGACCTGCGCCCATTCCGAGGAGGTGGCCGTGGTCAGCCAGATACTGGCCCTGAATATGGGCTTCACGCCCGCCCAGGCCGAGATTGTCCATCTGGCCGGGCATCTGCACGACATCGGCAAGATAGGCATTCCCGACGCCATCCTGCAGAAGCCCGGGCCTCTGACGCGGGAGGAATTCGAAATCATCAAGCGGCATCCGGCCATCGGCGAGGGCATCGTGCAGCCGGTCAAGGCCTTGAACGGCCAGAGCGGAGTGGCGCGCATGATCCGCCATCACCACGAACGGTACGATGGATCGGGCTATCCGGACGGATTGAGCGGATACGACATTCCGGTGGGCGCCCGGATTCTGGCCGTAGCCGACAGCCTCTCGGCCATGATGCAGGAGCGACCGTACAAGAGCGCCATGTCTTTTGAAGACGCCGAGGCCGAGATTCTGTCCCAGTCCGGGAAAATGTACGACCCGAGGGTGGTGCGGGCTTTTGCCAAGGGCCGCGACCACATCCTGTCCTGGGTTTCAGGCATGCGCGGGGATGTGAGGGCCGCTGGGTGA
- the ppsA gene encoding phosphoenolpyruvate synthase encodes MDKQNAFVLWFDELGIEDVPLVGGKNASLGEMYRNLVPKGVPIPNGFAVTAHAYRHLLKASGAMDKIRAIMEGLDTHDMDNLMERGSRIRALIRNLEIPADLQSAITGAYRELEQTYGSNVDVAVRSSATAEDLPDASFAGQQETYLNIRGAEDLMDACQRCFASLFTNRAISYRQDKGFDHFSIALSIGVQKMVRSDLSSSGVMFSIDTETGFKDAVFLTGAWGLGENVVQGAVNPDEWYIFKPTLKKGFKPIIMKRVGGKAIKMIYTTDAKAPTKNVTVPEEDRRRLVISDEEVVALARMACTIEEHYSAHRGQFTPMDIEWAKDGQTGELFIVQARPETVHSMKDLAVLKKYVLLEKGETLVEGQSVGELIGQGPVQVIKSAGMIHTFRKGEVLVTDMTDPDWEPIMKIASAIVTNRGGRTCHAAIVSRELGIPCIVGTGNATTKLTQGEDVTVDCSEGSIGSVYRGLVPFEVQETDLGTLPKPKTKIMMNLASPEQAFEKSFIPNEGVGLAREEFIINSYIKIHPLALLNYEDLPDDILKRAIADMTSGYADKAEFFVDKLAEGVGMIAAAFYPKQVIVRLSDFKSNEYANLIGGKLFEPDEENPMIGWRGASRYYSPNYKAAFGLECRAMKKIREDMGLTNVEIMIPFPRTVEEAKKVIETMAEFGLKQGENGLKIIGMCEIPSNVIMAEEFLEVFDGFSIGTNDLTQLILGVDRDSSLVAHVYDERNPAVKRFVRQVIEVAVKKGKYIGICGQAPSDYPEFAEFVVECGIESMSLNPDTVIKTTLIVAELEKKLGLG; translated from the coding sequence GTGGATAAACAAAACGCCTTCGTGCTCTGGTTTGACGAGCTCGGAATAGAAGATGTGCCGCTGGTCGGCGGCAAGAACGCAAGCCTTGGCGAGATGTACCGCAACCTTGTGCCGAAAGGCGTGCCCATCCCGAACGGTTTCGCTGTCACCGCCCACGCTTACCGCCACCTGCTCAAAGCTTCCGGGGCCATGGACAAGATCAGGGCCATCATGGAGGGCCTTGATACCCACGACATGGACAACCTCATGGAACGGGGAAGCCGCATCCGCGCCCTCATACGCAATCTCGAAATCCCGGCGGACCTGCAGAGCGCCATCACAGGCGCCTACCGCGAACTGGAGCAGACGTACGGCTCCAATGTGGACGTGGCCGTGCGCTCCTCGGCCACAGCCGAGGACCTGCCCGACGCCAGCTTCGCGGGTCAGCAGGAAACCTACCTGAACATCCGCGGCGCGGAAGACCTCATGGACGCCTGCCAGCGCTGCTTTGCCTCCCTTTTCACCAACAGGGCCATCTCCTACCGCCAGGACAAGGGTTTCGACCATTTCTCCATCGCGCTGTCCATCGGCGTGCAGAAGATGGTGCGCTCGGACCTCTCGTCCAGCGGCGTCATGTTCTCCATCGACACCGAGACCGGCTTCAAGGACGCGGTCTTCCTGACCGGGGCCTGGGGCCTCGGGGAAAACGTGGTCCAGGGAGCGGTCAACCCCGACGAATGGTACATCTTCAAGCCCACGCTCAAAAAAGGGTTCAAGCCCATCATCATGAAGCGGGTCGGCGGCAAGGCCATCAAGATGATCTACACCACCGACGCCAAGGCCCCGACCAAGAACGTGACCGTGCCCGAAGAGGACCGGCGCAGGCTGGTCATAAGCGACGAGGAGGTCGTGGCCCTGGCCCGCATGGCCTGCACCATCGAGGAACATTACAGCGCCCATCGCGGCCAGTTCACGCCCATGGACATCGAATGGGCCAAGGACGGCCAGACCGGAGAACTCTTCATCGTCCAGGCCCGGCCCGAGACCGTGCATTCCATGAAAGACCTGGCCGTGCTCAAGAAATACGTGCTCCTGGAAAAGGGGGAAACGCTGGTCGAAGGTCAGTCCGTGGGCGAGCTCATCGGGCAGGGGCCGGTGCAGGTCATCAAGTCGGCGGGGATGATCCACACCTTCCGCAAAGGCGAGGTGCTGGTCACGGACATGACCGACCCGGACTGGGAGCCGATCATGAAGATCGCGTCGGCCATCGTCACCAACCGTGGAGGCAGGACCTGCCACGCGGCCATCGTCAGCCGGGAGCTCGGGATCCCGTGTATCGTCGGCACAGGCAACGCGACCACGAAGCTGACCCAGGGCGAGGACGTGACCGTGGACTGCTCCGAGGGCTCCATCGGCAGCGTGTACCGGGGCCTCGTGCCTTTTGAAGTCCAGGAGACGGATCTTGGCACCCTGCCCAAACCCAAGACCAAGATCATGATGAACCTGGCCAGCCCCGAGCAGGCCTTCGAAAAGAGCTTCATCCCCAACGAAGGAGTGGGTCTGGCGCGGGAAGAATTCATCATCAACTCCTATATCAAGATCCACCCCCTGGCGCTTCTGAACTACGAGGACCTGCCTGACGACATCCTGAAGCGCGCCATCGCCGACATGACCTCGGGCTATGCCGACAAGGCGGAGTTTTTTGTCGACAAGCTGGCCGAAGGGGTGGGCATGATCGCGGCCGCCTTCTACCCCAAGCAGGTCATCGTGCGCCTCTCGGACTTCAAGTCCAACGAGTACGCCAACCTCATCGGCGGCAAGCTCTTCGAGCCGGACGAGGAGAATCCCATGATCGGCTGGCGCGGGGCCTCGCGCTACTATTCCCCGAACTACAAGGCGGCTTTTGGCCTTGAATGCCGGGCCATGAAGAAAATCCGTGAGGACATGGGGCTGACCAACGTGGAGATCATGATCCCCTTCCCGCGCACCGTGGAGGAGGCCAAAAAGGTCATCGAGACCATGGCCGAGTTCGGCCTGAAGCAGGGCGAGAACGGCCTGAAAATCATCGGCATGTGCGAGATCCCGTCCAACGTGATCATGGCCGAGGAATTCCTTGAAGTCTTCGACGGCTTCTCCATCGGCACCAACGACCTGACCCAACTCATTTTGGGTGTGGACCGCGATTCGTCCCTGGTGGCCCACGTCTACGACGAGCGCAATCCGGCCGTGAAGCGGTTCGTCAGACAGGTCATCGAGGTGGCGGTAAAGAAGGGCAAATACATCGGCATCTGCGGCCAGGCCCCGAGCGACTACCCCGAGTTCGCCGAGTTCGTGGTCGAGTGCGGCATCGAATCCATGTCCTTGAATCCGGACACGGTCATCAAGACCACCCTCATCGTGGCCGAGCTGGAAAAGAAGCTGGGCCTTGGCTGA
- a CDS encoding GGDEF domain-containing protein has protein sequence MLNFFCGGQPVKERSSSRVSAPETAAQASFDPGRASWPSRIGIVRRVALLLFVLVLVPMGTTLAMLESGTVIDPVNMLVASLAVALGLLAPISRIGAHFLVLRDLRLLNEFCSQIQQGRYGARFPVGLEGDDEHEMLRLKRNMNWMAHHIETQTKKLHERLDESDLRKRFYEEMSYRDPLTGLYNRRYFDCFVPNALRDPARRQGVFLALLDCDGFKRVNDTHGHQVGDEVLATLGRVIGESVREGVDVGFRFGGDEFGVIFRTVDFSACLGACERIRVRFANSNADGCTVSIGLCAWSPALGHDMPDLVRSCDTCLYQAKGLGGNQVVTNETVSIPPRLSSPAPS, from the coding sequence GTGTTGAATTTTTTTTGCGGCGGCCAGCCCGTGAAGGAGCGAAGTTCCAGCCGCGTGTCCGCTCCGGAAACGGCCGCCCAGGCTTCCTTCGACCCCGGCCGTGCGTCCTGGCCGTCGCGTATCGGCATCGTCAGGCGGGTGGCGTTGCTCCTGTTTGTCCTTGTACTCGTGCCCATGGGGACGACCCTGGCCATGCTCGAATCCGGGACGGTCATCGACCCCGTCAACATGCTCGTGGCCAGCCTGGCCGTTGCGCTGGGCCTTCTGGCGCCGATAAGCCGGATCGGGGCGCATTTTCTGGTGCTCCGCGACCTGCGCCTTCTGAACGAGTTCTGCTCGCAGATCCAGCAGGGCCGCTACGGTGCGCGTTTTCCCGTAGGCCTGGAGGGTGATGACGAGCATGAAATGCTGCGCCTGAAGCGCAACATGAACTGGATGGCCCACCACATCGAGACGCAGACCAAGAAGCTTCATGAACGGCTCGACGAGAGCGACCTGCGCAAGCGCTTCTACGAGGAAATGTCCTATCGCGACCCTTTGACCGGACTGTACAACCGGCGTTACTTCGATTGCTTTGTGCCGAATGCCTTGCGCGACCCCGCGCGACGGCAGGGCGTATTCCTGGCATTGCTTGATTGCGACGGGTTCAAGCGTGTCAACGATACGCATGGTCATCAGGTCGGGGATGAAGTTCTGGCGACCTTGGGCCGTGTCATCGGCGAATCGGTGCGAGAAGGCGTGGACGTGGGTTTCAGGTTTGGTGGCGACGAATTCGGAGTCATTTTCCGTACCGTTGATTTTTCTGCCTGTCTCGGTGCCTGCGAGCGGATTCGAGTCCGTTTCGCGAACAGCAATGCTGACGGATGCACGGTTTCCATCGGCCTGTGCGCCTGGAGCCCCGCGCTTGGGCACGACATGCCCGATCTGGTGCGCAGCTGCGATACGTGCCTGTACCAGGCCAAGGGCCTGGGTGGAAATCAGGTGGTCACGAACGAGACCGTTTCCATTCCGCCCCGCCTTTCCTCTCCTGCCCCGTCCTAG
- the ablB gene encoding putative beta-lysine N-acetyltransferase: MQPDSMIRMTGALLQHGPASDRVYLMKLASPDVPRIIRFMEQLASTNGYSKLFAKVPGQAEGWFRAQGFKVEARVPGMFNGNQDGCFMAKYPKRERSVISSPKLVQKVLSTAREQSVHSGRSLPEGWKTVTMKPEDAQAMADLYRQVFETYPFPIHDPEYLRSTMDSHVRYFGIRDDAGRLTALASAEMDCSAGNVEMTDFATLADCRGKGLASILLAHMEKAMAKAGIDTAYTIARAHATGMNIVFARQGYDFAGTLPNNTQIKGDLESMNVWYKPLEACN; the protein is encoded by the coding sequence ATGCAGCCTGACAGCATGATCCGCATGACAGGGGCTCTGCTCCAGCACGGGCCGGCCAGCGACCGGGTCTATCTGATGAAGCTGGCGTCCCCGGACGTGCCGCGCATCATCCGCTTCATGGAGCAGCTTGCTTCGACCAACGGCTACTCCAAGCTTTTCGCCAAGGTTCCGGGGCAGGCCGAGGGCTGGTTCAGGGCCCAGGGCTTCAAGGTGGAGGCCAGGGTTCCGGGCATGTTCAACGGCAACCAGGACGGCTGCTTCATGGCCAAATATCCGAAGCGGGAACGCTCGGTCATAAGCAGCCCCAAACTGGTGCAAAAAGTGCTGAGTACGGCCAGGGAGCAAAGCGTGCACAGCGGGCGAAGCCTGCCCGAAGGGTGGAAGACAGTCACAATGAAACCGGAGGATGCGCAAGCCATGGCGGATCTCTACCGCCAGGTCTTCGAGACCTACCCCTTTCCCATCCACGACCCGGAGTATTTGCGCTCGACGATGGATTCGCACGTGCGCTACTTCGGAATTCGCGATGACGCGGGTCGCTTGACAGCCCTGGCCTCGGCTGAAATGGATTGTTCGGCCGGCAACGTGGAAATGACGGACTTCGCCACGCTCGCGGACTGTCGCGGCAAGGGTCTGGCCAGCATCCTCCTGGCCCATATGGAAAAAGCGATGGCCAAGGCCGGAATCGACACCGCCTACACCATCGCCAGGGCCCACGCCACCGGCATGAACATCGTTTTCGCCAGGCAGGGGTACGACTTTGCCGGCACCCTGCCCAACAACACCCAGATCAAAGGCGATCTTGAGAGCATGAATGTCTGGTATAAACCCCTTGAAGCCTGCAATTAA
- the ablA gene encoding lysine 2,3-aminomutase gives MHIYSENQRRLAKNIAADATRSNWTDWKWHVRNSIKSIEGVERLLGIEFTEKERKALRNTTEKFPMAITPYYLSLIDPSDYRNDPVFMQAFPSTDELRIESHDMSDPLHEDEDSPVPGLTHRYPDRVLLHVSNTCAMYCRHCTRKRKVGDRDSIPSREDLRQGIEYIRNTPQVRDVLLSGGDPFLLSDDMLDWLLTEIGGIEHVEVVRIGTRTPVVLPYRITDELVEMLKKHHPLWINTHFNHPAEITASSKQALAKLANAGIPLGNQSVLLAGVNDCPRLIKVLNHKLVRNRVRPYYLYQCDLSEGLTHFRTPIGKGIEILESLRGHTSGFSIPTYVVDAPGGGGKIPLMPNYIISWTANKVVLRNYEGVITTYHEPAHYEPTYCDRECTTCNLQLREADAEEKAIGIESLLADWDDTQSLTPEENERIGRRTDAA, from the coding sequence ATGCACATATATTCCGAAAACCAGCGGCGCCTGGCAAAAAACATCGCGGCGGACGCCACCCGTTCCAACTGGACGGATTGGAAGTGGCACGTCCGCAACAGCATCAAAAGCATCGAGGGAGTCGAGCGTCTGCTTGGCATCGAATTTACCGAGAAGGAGCGCAAAGCGCTGAGGAACACCACGGAAAAATTTCCTATGGCCATCACTCCGTATTATCTGTCCCTCATTGATCCCAGCGACTATCGCAACGACCCCGTGTTCATGCAGGCCTTTCCCTCGACCGACGAATTGCGCATCGAAAGCCACGACATGAGCGACCCTCTGCACGAGGACGAGGATTCCCCCGTGCCCGGCCTGACCCACCGCTATCCGGACCGGGTGCTGCTGCATGTCAGCAACACCTGCGCCATGTACTGCCGCCACTGCACCCGCAAGCGCAAGGTCGGCGACCGTGATTCCATCCCCAGCCGTGAAGACCTGCGCCAGGGGATCGAATATATCCGCAACACTCCGCAGGTGCGCGACGTGCTCCTGTCCGGAGGCGACCCTTTTCTGCTCTCGGATGACATGCTCGATTGGCTGCTGACCGAGATCGGCGGCATCGAGCACGTAGAGGTCGTGCGCATCGGCACGCGCACTCCGGTGGTTCTGCCATACCGCATCACCGACGAACTGGTCGAGATGCTCAAAAAGCATCATCCGCTCTGGATCAACACGCATTTCAACCATCCGGCGGAGATCACGGCCTCGTCCAAGCAGGCCCTGGCCAAGCTGGCCAACGCAGGCATCCCCCTTGGCAACCAGAGCGTGCTCCTGGCCGGGGTGAACGACTGCCCGCGCCTGATCAAGGTTCTCAATCACAAGCTGGTCCGCAACCGGGTCCGCCCCTATTACCTGTACCAGTGCGACCTGTCCGAGGGCCTGACCCATTTTCGCACGCCCATCGGCAAGGGCATCGAGATCCTGGAGAGCCTGCGCGGCCACACCAGCGGCTTCTCCATCCCGACGTATGTGGTCGATGCTCCGGGCGGCGGCGGCAAGATTCCGCTCATGCCCAACTACATCATCTCGTGGACAGCGAACAAGGTCGTGCTGCGCAACTACGAGGGCGTCATCACCACCTACCACGAGCCGGCCCATTACGAGCCGACGTACTGTGACCGCGAATGCACGACCTGCAACCTGCAGCTGCGCGAGGCCGACGCCGAAGAAAAGGCCATCGGCATCGAAAGCCTGCTGGCCGACTGGGACGACACCCAGAGCCTGACCCCCGAAGAGAACGAACGCATAGGGAGGCGCACCGATGCAGCCTGA